The Vibrio ishigakensis genome has a window encoding:
- a CDS encoding LacI family DNA-binding transcriptional regulator, whose amino-acid sequence MSNKTTVTSKDVAKLAGVSQSTVSRVFVAGSSVSEKTKQKVYEAAKALNYRPNAFARSLTTNESKLIGVVFPDADYPIHMKTLQRISMELQSYGYSAVLIPWQVTDDNQHSIPNIFQYRVDGVIAASATFNTALYEECEEFNIPVVQYARVVEGTKSSFVVSDNYSAGQIAARHFHAKGAKKVAYLTGEVPTVTNTERTSGFCDEFKDLSGITPQVIEANYDYADAIPAIRKMLSNGTKPEAVFCATDNLAMAAMDIARFEFGLKIPEDFQVIGFDDIPQAKWHSYKLTTFKQDFNRLAKEAVKILVDQIKEGDMSRVKLMVPVTLVERDTTL is encoded by the coding sequence ATGTCTAATAAAACAACAGTTACATCAAAAGACGTCGCAAAGTTGGCAGGGGTATCCCAATCCACGGTTTCACGTGTATTTGTCGCGGGCAGTTCGGTTTCAGAGAAAACTAAACAAAAAGTCTACGAGGCAGCCAAAGCGCTTAACTATCGTCCAAACGCGTTCGCACGCAGTTTGACGACTAACGAATCCAAATTGATCGGCGTGGTTTTCCCCGACGCAGACTACCCGATCCACATGAAAACCCTGCAACGCATCAGTATGGAGCTGCAAAGCTATGGCTATTCTGCAGTTCTTATTCCTTGGCAGGTTACGGATGATAACCAACACTCTATTCCCAACATCTTCCAGTACCGTGTAGATGGTGTGATTGCCGCATCCGCGACCTTCAACACCGCGCTGTATGAAGAGTGTGAAGAGTTCAACATTCCAGTTGTGCAGTACGCGAGGGTTGTAGAGGGCACCAAGAGCAGTTTTGTAGTAAGTGATAACTACTCTGCCGGCCAAATAGCCGCAAGGCACTTCCATGCCAAAGGCGCAAAAAAAGTGGCCTATCTTACTGGTGAGGTTCCAACAGTAACCAATACCGAACGTACATCAGGTTTCTGCGACGAGTTCAAAGACCTGTCAGGTATTACTCCTCAGGTTATAGAGGCAAATTACGACTACGCAGATGCCATCCCAGCCATCCGTAAAATGCTTTCAAACGGCACTAAACCAGAGGCGGTATTCTGCGCGACGGATAACCTTGCCATGGCCGCAATGGATATTGCTCGTTTCGAGTTTGGATTGAAGATACCAGAAGACTTTCAAGTAATAGGCTTTGATGATATCCCACAAGCCAAGTGGCATAGCTACAAGCTCACTACCTTTAAGCAGGACTTTAACCGCTTAGCGAAAGAGGCAGTGAAGATCTTGGTAGACCAAATAAAAGAAGGTGACATGAGCCGAGTGAAGCTTATGGTGCCGGTTACTTTGGTTGAGAGGGATACTACGCTTTAG
- a CDS encoding porin has protein sequence MKKTNISLLVLAALTSTSAFAAHTWTNEAGDTLTIDGRFDLRYQDRGNGDEGEWNSGSSRFGLKGTMGLDNGWTGFGHAEWGYNSGANGDNIYDRLLYAGVEHDKYGKIAAGTKQWSTFYDVAWYTDLGRVFGTRGSGVYNLADWGIASGAGRAENSITYRNSINEDISYGFTYQTTRENVKLASNAEVTLKNGISGSLTYKGFEGFTLGASYLQNEISAITKGAVAGIKDGDHMRIMLLGANYTNGGFYAGATFHVGENWEAVSQGAQDIMMDTLGGEIYTYYHFENGLRPTLIYNYMEDRGNETNGYERNLLVPGLEYHFTKNKFLVWTEYQIDLGKDELVGNQFENRDDQWAAGIRYYF, from the coding sequence TACTTCAGCTTTTGCAGCACACACTTGGACTAACGAAGCAGGTGACACTCTAACAATTGATGGTCGTTTTGACCTACGCTATCAAGACCGTGGTAACGGCGACGAAGGTGAGTGGAACAGCGGTTCTTCTCGTTTCGGCCTAAAAGGTACTATGGGTCTAGACAACGGCTGGACTGGTTTTGGTCACGCAGAGTGGGGCTACAACTCTGGTGCTAACGGCGACAACATCTATGACCGTCTTCTATACGCAGGCGTTGAGCACGACAAATACGGTAAGATCGCTGCAGGTACTAAGCAATGGTCTACATTCTACGACGTAGCTTGGTACACTGACCTTGGCCGTGTGTTCGGTACGCGTGGCTCTGGTGTTTACAACCTTGCAGATTGGGGTATCGCATCTGGCGCAGGCCGTGCTGAAAACTCAATTACTTATCGTAACAGCATTAACGAAGACATCAGCTACGGTTTCACTTACCAGACTACTCGTGAAAACGTAAAACTGGCTTCCAATGCAGAAGTTACTCTTAAAAATGGCATCAGTGGCTCTCTAACTTACAAAGGCTTCGAAGGTTTCACTCTTGGTGCTTCGTATCTTCAAAATGAAATTAGTGCAATCACTAAAGGCGCTGTAGCTGGTATTAAAGACGGCGACCACATGCGCATCATGCTTCTTGGTGCAAACTACACCAATGGTGGTTTCTACGCTGGTGCAACCTTCCACGTAGGTGAGAACTGGGAAGCGGTTTCTCAGGGTGCACAAGACATCATGATGGATACCCTTGGTGGTGAAATCTACACTTACTACCACTTCGAAAACGGTCTGCGTCCAACGCTTATCTATAACTACATGGAAGACCGCGGTAACGAGACAAACGGCTACGAGCGCAACCTGCTAGTACCTGGTCTTGAGTACCACTTCACTAAGAACAAATTCCTTGTATGGACTGAATACCAAATTGATCTAGGCAAAGACGAACTAGTTGGTAATCAGTTTGAAAATCGTGATGACCAGTGGGCAGCTGGTATCCGTTACTACTTCTAA
- a CDS encoding integrase core domain-containing protein — protein MKLKGLTPIEYRNQALKVA, from the coding sequence GTGAAACTGAAAGGCCTGACTCCGATAGAATATCGAAACCAAGCCTTGAAAGTTGCTTAA